In Methanobrevibacter sp., a genomic segment contains:
- a CDS encoding DeoR family transcriptional regulator: MRKIVNEKFVFTYKTYCKYFNVSRTTSRRDLDDLVEKKLIKNIKLGKEKNFSMVR; this comes from the coding sequence TTGAGAAAGATTGTAAATGAAAAATTCGTTTTTACATATAAAACTTATTGTAAATATTTCAATGTCTCTAGAACTACAAGTAGAAGAGATTTAGATGACTTAGTAGAAAAGAAATTAATTAAAAATATTAAATTAGGAAAAGAAAAAAATTTTTCAATGGTCAGATAA